The Meles meles unplaced genomic scaffold, mMelMel3.1 paternal haplotype, whole genome shotgun sequence genome has a window encoding:
- the LOC123936559 gene encoding olfactory receptor 2T27-like: MEWGNYSMYADFVLRGLFSNTRFPWLLFALILLVFVISIASNTIMIILIHMDSRLHIPMYYLLSQLSLMDILYISTIVPKMLVDQMMGQRAISFAGCTAQNFLYLTLAGAEFFLLGLMSYDRYVAICSPLHYPVLMSRKVCLLIVVAAWLGGSIDGFLLTPVTMQFPFCASREINHVFCEVPALLKLSCTDTSTCETAMHVCCIMMLLIPFSVISASYTRILITVYRMSEAEGRRKAVTTCSSHMVVVSLFYCAAIYTYVLPHSYHTPEKDKGVSAFYTILTPLLNPLIYSLRNIDVTGALKKSLGRCLSSVSVSTF; encoded by the coding sequence ATGGAGTGGGGCAATTATTCCATGTATGCTGACTTTGTTCTCCGGGGCTTATTCAGCAACACCCGCTTTCCCTGGCTTCTCTTTGCCCTCATCCTTTTGGTCTTTGTCATCTCCATAGCCAGCAACACCATCATGATCATTCTCATCCACATGGACTCTCGCCTTCACATCCCCATGTACTACTTGCTCAGCCAGCTCTCCCTCATGGATATCTTGTACATTTCTACCATTGTGCCAAAGATGCTGGTTGACCAGATGATGGGCCAGAGGGCCATATCCTTTGCAGGATGCACTGCCCAGAACTTCCTTTACTTGACCTTGGCAGGGGCTGAGTTTTTCCTCCTAGGACTAATGTCCTATGACCGTTATGTAGCCATCTGCAGCCCCTTGCACTATCCTGTCCTCATGAGCCGAAAGGTCTGCTTGTTGATTGTGGTGGCAGCCTGGCTGGGAGGGTCCATAGATGGCTTCCTGCTCACTCCAGTGACAATGCAGTTCCCTTTCTGTGCCTCTCGAGAAATCAACCACGTCTTCTGTGAGGTCCCTGCCCTTCTGAAGCTCTCCTGTACTGACACATCAACCTGTGAGACAGCCATGCATGTCTGCTGCATCATGATGCTCCTCATCCCTTTCTCTGTCATCTCAGCCTCTTATACAAGGATTCTCATTACTGTTTATAGGATGAGTGAAGCAGAGGGAAGGCGAAAGGCAGTGACCACTTGCTCTTCACACATGGTGGTGGTCAGCCTCTTCTATTGTGCCGCCATATACACCTATGTGCTGCCTCATTCATACCATACCCCTGAGAAGGACAAAGGTGTGTCTGCCTTCTATACCATCCTCACTCCCTTGCTCAACCCACTCATCTATAGCCTCAGGAACATAGATGTTACCGGAGCTCTGAAGAAATCTCTGGGCAGGTGTTTGTCCTCAGTAAGTGTATCCACCTTTTAA